Proteins encoded within one genomic window of Panicum virgatum strain AP13 chromosome 1N, P.virgatum_v5, whole genome shotgun sequence:
- the LOC120654391 gene encoding uncharacterized protein LOC120654391 has translation MPSPSLLLLRASPPSPHLISPFRRCLPSPSSLRPTTRAPRLRLRQHPVGSRATARVVEAGDAGASALIPIARCYEGRLARLELAGAARREQAVAAAAAAAVDGGAAAEGHLAAGAEAMVVEAFLPGPDGGGTTASSSTRVILQAKEVKDKASKIKKQFGSEFFSENEPDSETMLAMAFKQVVMQRLSNFRLEVFSPGSDRDFQDLGKSRKVSMDFSVISSDEKLLGSLAEAIFSCVIQDASKNHLGATGGLFHKQQLNCSIDSSVCIHKISEEEIVRSAKRCLDSFHLMKSPQNARKTKNGWWPAPNYESLVKIGGHEFALWANEYIPTYKLQIKAKAFENTNLEGRHKSESNRWEVLLTHSQLAELGSVIDMYFEDQFTLPGKTFHPHWNSDPSKIKKNNGYLNNLFSFLAGSCVILFVAIFAQLCWPQTLGDKRLFKGSSNVSSSQSYCSDMKSLDSSEIQAYCTSLIKKMKDSYGCPGDVMVDAHIGAWVGELPDCFKGINSEDNAASDNVQHPSTFIQQNQAQLVPINTKMSDLEQNDKTQETLQNIASFQVVMSEEGKVVGFQPTNRPAVNHWSINPLATLLYQGRTLSPGILEPKLKISRPAKAAPIELLMSVNQDSFFALARPVQDS, from the exons ATGCCGTCCCcgtctctcctcctcctccgcgcctctcctccctcgccgcaccTCATCTCCCCCTTCCGCCGatgcctcccctccccctcctccctgaGACCAACAACACGCGCCCctcgcctgcgcctgcgccagCACCCCGTGGGGtcccgcgccaccgcccgcgtCGTGGAAGCGGGCGACGCCGGTGCCAGCGCCCTCATCCCGATCGCGCGCTGCTACGAGGGCCGCCTCGCGcgcctcgagctcgccggcgccgcgcgccgggAGCAGGcggtcgcggccgcggccgcggccgcggtcgacggaggggcggcggcggaggggcacctcgccgccggcgccgaggccatgGTCGTCGAGGCATTCCTCCCCGGGCCCGATGGGGGCGGGACGACCGCGTCGTCGTCCACACGAGTG ATTTTGCAAGCCAAGGAAGTCAAAGACAAGGCCAGTAAGATAAAGAAACAATTTGGATCTGAGTTTTTCTCTGAAAATGAACCTGATTCAGAGACTATGTTGGCTATGGCCTTTAAGCAAGTTGTAATGCAACGGCTTTCAAACTTTCGGCTCGAGGTCTTCTCCCCAGGTTCAGATAGAGACTTCCAAGACTTGGGCAAATCACGAAAG GTGTCCATGGACTTTAGCGTCATTTCATCAGATGAAAAACTTCTGGGTTCTCTTGCCGAAGCCATTTTCTCCTGTGTCATCCAGGATGCCAGCAAGAATCACCTCGGGGCCACAGGCGGTTTGTTTCATAAGCAACAGCTCAACTGCTCAATTGATTCCTCCGTTTGTATACATAAAATTTCTGAGGAAGAAATTGTGAGAAGTGCTAAGAGATGCCTGGACAGTTTTCATCTAATGAAGTCTCCTCAGAATGCACGCAAAACAAAGAATGGATGGTGGCCAGCACCAAATTATGAAAGTTTGGTGAAGATTGGGGGTCATGAGTTTGCCCTTTGGGCCAATGAGTACATTCCTACTTATAAACTGCAAATAAAAGCCAAAGCATTTGAGAATACTAATCTTGAAGGACGTCATAAGTCAGAAAGTAATAGGTGGGAAGTTCTCTTGACCCACTCCCAACTG GCGGAACTAGGGAGCGTTATAGACATGTACTTCGAAGATCAGTTCACATTACCAGGCAAAACTTTCCATCCCCACTGGAATTCAGATCCATCAAAGATCAAAAAGAACAAT GGCTATTTGAACAACCTTTTCAGTTTCTTGGCTGGTAGCTGTGTTATTCTTTTTGTCGCTATCTTTGCTCAGTTATGCTGGCCTCAAACTCTTGGAGACAAAAGGCTATTCAAGGGAAGTTCAAATGTGTCATCATCTCAGAGCTATTGTTCTGATATGAAGTCTCTTGATAGCAGCGAG ATACAAGCTTATTGCACATCTCTTATTAAGAAAATGAAAGACTCATATGGCTGCCCTGGTGATGTAATGGTTGATGCACATATTGGAGCTTGGGTTGGAGAACTGCCTGATTGCTTCAAGGGAATCAATAGCGAGGATAATGCTGCTTCTGACAATGTTCAGCATCCCAGCACTTTTATCCAACAAAATCAAGCCCAATTGGTGCCAATTAATACTAAGATGTCTGATTTGGAACAAAATGACAAAACTCAGGAAACTCTGCAGAATATTGCTAGTTTTCAG GTTGTCATGTCAGAAGAAGGTAAAGTAGTGGGATTTCAGCCAACTAACCGCCCAGCTGTGAACCATTGGTCAATAAACCCACTAGCTACACTTCTGTATCAGGGGCGGACACTTTCTCCAG GTATTCTGGAACCAAAGCTTAAAATTTCTCGTCCAGCTAAGGCTGCCCCAATTGAATTGTTGATGTCAGTAAATCAAGATTCCTTTTTTGCTTTGGCAAGGCCTGTTCAAGACTCATGA